The Stenotrophomonas sp. ZAC14D1_NAIMI4_1 DNA segment CTTCGGCCATGACCGCCCGTTGCCGGAATGGTTCTGGACCGGAAATACCCGCATGGCCTGCATACGTGCCGCCATCGGGCGGTCGCTGGCCAATGCCCATGCCCACCATATCGAGCGGCTGATGGTGATCGGCAATTTTGCCCTGCTGGCCGGGCTGGACCCGCACGCCCTGCACCAGTGGTATCTGGGCGTCTACATCGACGCGTTCGAGTGGGTAGAGCTGCCCAACACCGTTGGCATGAGCCAGTTCGCCGATGGCGGCCTGCTGGCGACCAAGCCGTACATTTCCGCGGCGGCCTACCTGCACCGGATGGGCGACCACTGTGGCCGTTGCCCCTACCGCCAGGATCAGCCGACCGGCCCCAGGGCCTGCCCGTTCAATGCGCTCTACTGGGATTTTCTGGCCCGCAATGCGCATGCGCTGAGCGGCAACCCTCGGCTGGAGATGCCCTACCGGCAGCTGGCGCGGATGCCAGCCAGCCGCCGCGACGCGCTGGCCCAGCAGGCGGACGCGCTGCGGCGCAATCTTGACGCGCTGTAGCCTGCACTTCGCCTTGTCGCGGTGGGCCGTAGGCTGAAGGCTCCTGCCGCCCAAAGGCCGCATCGCATGCCCAGCCCCGACCGACCCGCCGGATGCGCCCTCTGCCGCAATGCAGAGCCACTGCCGTTCGAGTTCAGCTACGCGTTCCAGCCGATCGTGGACACCCGCGCACGCCGGATCTACGCGCACGAAGCGCTGGTGCGCGGCCCCGCAGGTGAGTCTGCCCATTCAGTGCTGTCGCAGGTGGTTGCCGAGCAGCAGTATGCGTTTGACCAGGCGTGCCGGGAAAAGGCGATCCGGATTGCCGCCTCGCTGCAGATGCAGTCCCATCTGTCGATCAACTTCCTGCCCAACGCCATCTACCGGCCTGAGGTGTGCATCCGCTCGACGCTGGAGGCGGCGCGCCGGTATGGCTTCCCGATCGAGCGCATCATCTTCGAGACGGTGGAAGGCGAGAAGATCGACGATGGCAGGTGGCTGGCGGAGATCCTGACGGAGTACAAGCGCATCGGTTTCAAGACGGCGATTGACGATTTCGGGGCGGGGTTTGCCGGGCTGAACCTGCTGGCCGACTTCCAGCCGGATATCGTCAAGCTGGACATGGCCCTGGTGCAGGGCATCGACCGCAGCCCGTCGCGACGCGCGATTGTTGCCGGGGTGGTGGCCATATGCCGCCAGCTCTCCATCGAG contains these protein-coding regions:
- a CDS encoding EAL domain-containing protein — translated: MPSPDRPAGCALCRNAEPLPFEFSYAFQPIVDTRARRIYAHEALVRGPAGESAHSVLSQVVAEQQYAFDQACREKAIRIAASLQMQSHLSINFLPNAIYRPEVCIRSTLEAARRYGFPIERIIFETVEGEKIDDGRWLAEILTEYKRIGFKTAIDDFGAGFAGLNLLADFQPDIVKLDMALVQGIDRSPSRRAIVAGVVAICRQLSIEVIAEGIETGDEARCLSDLGITLMQGYWFARPRFEAAASEADIAWEG